The Spirulina subsalsa PCC 9445 region TTTTTCTTAAAGCTTGGAAAGGATTATCCCAACTGCGTCAAGCTTCCACCTTCGGCACTTGGTTGTATCGTATTACTTGGAACGTTGCCCAAGATCAACGGCGTAGATTTGCCGTAATGCGTCAAGAACAAACCGAGGAAGCTTTGAGCGATCGCACAGCCCCCCCCCAAGTCACTCCGGATCTCCTACGACTCCACTACCAAGACTTGGTACAACGAGGCTTGAAGCAACTAGATCTCGAACATCGGGTGGTTTTAGTCCTGCATGATCTCGAAGATATCCCTCAGAAGGAAGTGGCGAAAATCCTAGACATTCCCCTTGGAACTGTTAAATCTCGTCTCTTTCACGCCCGCAAAGCATTGCGGCAATTGCTTCAGTCCGAAGGTGTGTCCCTGTGAAAGAGGAAAGAGGAATCATGAACAACAACGATCCTGACCGCGACTTAGTGGACTTCTTAAAAGAATATCGTCCTGTTCCCCCACAGGTCGATCCGGCAGTAGAGGAACGGTTGATGCGGCAAATCACAGACTCTCCTCGTTCCTTGGGTGTCGGTCGTCCCCGTCGTCTTTGGGTCTTAGGTGGGGTAATGATCGCAGCCAGCACCCTATTGACCTTGATTGTTGTTCCCCGACTCAACCTAAACCGAGTGAGTCCTATTCTGACTGAATCTGAACCAAACCCCTTATCAGACTTGCAACAACAGGAACTAGAAGAGTTCATGCTCACCCTTTGGGATACCGAAGTTATTAACTCAGAAACCCTAACCAGCAATTGGGATCAAAGTTGGCTCAGTCTCGCCAACTTTGAAACCGACCCCTCCAATTAACGGCACACAACAAGTCGCTTTATTAAGATTATGAACAATATTCAAAGAGTTTCATCCCTAACTGTTGCGCTTTTGACCCTTACGGGGGGAATTGCCTTAGCGCAGCCCTTATTTAACGAGTCAGGTCATGGCCTGCAAGCTCAACAAATGCAGCCAGGTCGCCACTGGGGAGAGCGTAAAGGGGAGGGGGGCCATGAGCGCTTAATGGAAACCCTCAATCTTGATGAAAACCAGCGCCAACAAATGCAAGCTATCCATGAACGGACCAGAGCGCAAATGTCCCAAAATTGGGAAGCACTGCAAGCCGCCCACCAACGGATGCGGGAACTGATGGCGAGTAGTTCTGCCTCAGAACAAGAATTGCGCGCTCAACACAATGAACTGCAACGTCTCCAACAAGAAATGGGCAACTTACGCTTCCAATCGATGTTAGAGATGCGGAACATCCTGACTCCTGAACAACGCAGCCAAATGAACCAAATGCACCAACAACGGCGCATGAACCGGGATAGCAGTTCTTCCATGGGTCGTCCGGGGGTAGGATTGCGAAATATCAACTCGGAAGAAGCGGCTCAAATGCGGCAACGGATGCAGAATCTGAGAAATAGCCCAGACCGCTAAATTCCACCGTTTTGGTACAACATCACCCACAGTAGTTATCCCAATTATGCCATCTTGAGCGCGGACGGTTCTGAGAAACCCCGTCCCCTCAAGATGTTTTTTTTGCTTTGAAGTCGAAGGAAGAGACTCTAGACTCTGTGACCGGAGATTGAGGGAGGACGGGGCGCTTGCCTGCTATAGTGATCGTTGAAATCCCTAGGCATCTGAAATTTATGGCGATCGCGATTGACTTCGGAACCAGTAATACAGTAATCAGCCGTTGGAATAGTGCCACCCAGCAAGGGGAAACCCTCAAACTGCCCGGTTTTTCTCAGCAATTAGCCAATAATCCTCCGTTAATCCCCAGTTTGTTGTATTGGCAGGATGTGCGGGAGGGGAAAGTGTTACTGGGGCAACAAGTGCGCGATCGCGGATTAGACTTAAAGAACGATCCTCGCTATTTTCGGGACTTTAAACGGGGTATTGGTTCGAGCATTCAGGGATTTTTACCGGAATTAGACGACAAAATAATCACCTTTGAACAGGTGGGTGAACAGTTTTTAAAGACCCTAATTGCTGAATTACAAAAAGAGCAACCGATTGATTCTTTAGTGTTAACGGTTCCGGTGGATAGTTTTGAACTCTATCGCCATTGGTTAACGGGAGTGTGTAGTCAGTGGAATATCGAACAGATTCGCATTCTGGATGAGCCGACGGCGGCGGCTTTGGGCTACGGGACGACGGATGAAGATGTTTTATTGGTGGTTGATTTTGGTGGAGGAACGGTCGATTTTTCCCTAGTTCAGTTGAATCTTTCGGGAGAAGGACTGGATAAAAAACCGATGGGATTTATCTTGAAGTGGGGAGAGAAATTATTAGGAGAAAGCTCTGGTCAGAAGGTGAAAACGGCGCGAGTTTTAGCTAAAGCAGGGCTAAATCTAGGGGGTTCGGATATTGATCACTGGTTGGTGGATTATTTTGCCCAAACCCAAGGGATTGAAAAGTCTAGTTTAATTACTCGTTTAGCGGAACGGTTAAAGGTGAAGCTTTCGAGCCAACAAAAAGCGACGGAGGTTTATTTTAATGATGAGACGTTGGAAAGCTACGAATTAAGTTTAGATCAAGGGACTTTTCGGGAGATTTTAACCCGGCAGTTGTTTTTTAATCAACTCGATGACTTGATGACTCAAGTATTACAACGGGGACGTTTACAGGGGATAGAAACCCGCGATATTGATGGGGTGTTATTGGTGGGGGGAACGACCCAAATTCCAGCCGTACAGGAGTGGATTCAAGGCTATTTTGAGCGAGATAAGATTAAGTCTGAACAACCGTTTGAGGCGATCGCATCGGGGGCGCTCCAACTGGCGCAAGGCTTTCAATTAAAGGATTTCCTCTATCACAGTTATGGGGTGCGTTACTGGAACCGTCGGAATAAATGCCATAGTTGGCACCCCATTATTAAAGCGGGGCAAGGCTACCCCACGAATCAGCCCATTGAGTTATTGTTAGGGGCATCGGTGGAGAATCAGCCTAGTATTGAGTTGATTATTGGGGAGTTGGGGGCCCAAAATAGTAGCACAGAGGTTTATTTTGATGGCGATCGCCTGATTACTCGAACCGTGAGTAGTGGAGAGACGGCTGTGCAGCCCTTAAATGATAGGGAGGGAGGGCGTACTATTGCCCAACTGTCGCCCCTCGGAAATCCGGGAAGCGATCGCATTAAAGTTCAATTTCGAGTCGATGAGCAATGTTCTTTGCGCATCACCGTTGAAGACTTATTAACCCAAGAAACCCTATTAGAAGATCGTCCTGTCGTACAGTTAAGTTAACTCCCCTATCCCCCCTCTTCCTCGTCCTCCCCGATTCCCGAGGGTGATTATTTTTCCCGACCTAAACCAACAACCCCAGATCAATGCAGAGAGGATCTGGGGCAGAGAGGATCTGGGGCAGAGAGGATCTGGGGGACTCAGTGAGTTTCTACTACTTTAGTTTAGCTAAAACGTTTTTTCCTGCGCCGTGCGATCGCCTTGCGTTTGCGCTTTTCTTGGGGCGTTTCAAAGTGGCGTAAACGCTTCATATCAGCGAATATTCCCGCTTTTGAGACTTCCCGTCTGAATCGTCTGAGTGCAGATTCAATACCTTCATTTTCGCCAACGGTTACTTGCGTCATTCAGTTTCCTCCTAAATATAAATAGACAGACAGTTCAAGACACCCCATGCTTTTGTTCGGCAGGGATGGTGAATTGCCCCACCCTGCCGTTGGCGAGGATGGAGCTTCCTGATTCAATGGGAAGTGCTTTCTATACCGAAATATAGCCAGTCTTATCTTCCCTCCCCAGGCAGAAGTCCTAGTTCCTAAGACCCAAATTTTCTCTTGCAACACAGCCCTTTTTAGCTTGGTTTTCGCTTTGGGAGTTAGTGGTCAAGATATATTTATCTTAGCATGGATTCGCTGTCGCTCAGTATATTGCTGGGTTGCTATCCATTTCCTCCCTGCAAGCGAGGAAGGGGAATTCCGCAACATTTTTGTTAAAGCGTCTTTTTTTTCGATCATAGCATTAGAGGCGGAAAAACCCAACTGGATAGAGCGGGTTTCTCAGCCTGCATTAGCATCCGCACTATAGGAATTCAGAAAATCTTAGGCGGCAACATTAGCCTCTGCGACCACCACCTCCTGACCCTCCATCCCGAGGCCTTGCTTTATTCACTTTCAGAGAACGCCCCAGCCATTCCGCACCATCTAGTTCTTCAATGGCTGCGTCTTCTTCCTCTGGAGTAGCCATTTCCACAAAACCAAAACCACGAAGGCGACCGGATTCACGGTCTGTGGGAAGATAAACCCGCCTAACGGTGCCGTACTCAGCAAAAACTTCTGATAGTTCCTCCTGGGTGACGCTATAGGCAAGGTTGCCCACATAGATCGACATAATGTATCTCCAAAACCAATGCAAAACTAAAAATAGAGCAGTTGAGATTCGGAGATCGACCTGCTAATCTGTATCAATGAACGATGAATCAACATCAATGAACGATGAATCAACAAACGATTTAGTCCGAACTTAACAAATACTCACCCCGGTAGTTTAACATGGAAGCACGGAAAAGGTATCAATATGTAAACGAACTGCAATGATTGATGAAGTGGTGATTCACTCTGTCCTTTTCCGGTCACATCTACCACTGAATGGAGTCTTCTCCATTATCCCCTCATGGGGAGTTGAGCAGTTGTTGAGCAGTATTCTGAAACCTATGTACAAGAACAATATGTACAAGCATTTCTGGCAATCAATGTTAAGTCTCGGGGTTTTCCTGACTGTGATGGGGGGCGCAATCTCTCCCCTGTTTGCCCAAAACAACCACAATCCTAGTCGAGAGGGGTTTCAAAAAAATGAGGTAAATTCCCTTTTCGGCAATACAGACGGCTTGAATCCTTTTGACTTGATTCACCGGGCCACGATGGGCAATGGGCGTTCTCTCGGAGATTTTCGCCGAGACACCAACCGCCAACTAAACCGGGCCAGTGAAGAGTTTCGCCGTCTTCAGTTAGAGCGGATGCAGCAGTTACAACAACCCCAACCCTCGGAAGAGGTTTCTCTTCCTGAAGAGGAGTAGAGTTAATGGGGGTCAATTCTCAATTGAGAATTGACCCTTAATTTTTAGCCGACGACTTTCAGAATGTCTTGAGCATGGCTGGAGGTTTGCACGGCTGCGTCTACATGGGTGATGTTGCCTTGTCCGTCGATAATGTAGGTGACACGCTTGGCATAACCGCCACCTTCGACATCGTAGGCTTTGGTGATGGTGCCATCTACATCGGTTAAGAGGGTGAAGGGCAGACCATATTTTTCTTTAAAGGCTTTGTGGGAGGCTTCGTCATCCATGCTGACTCCTAACACAACCATATCTTTCCCTTGATATTCTTCATAGTTGTCCCGGAAGCTTTGGGCTTGTTTGGTGCAACCGGGGGTGTCGTCTTTGGGGTAAAAATAGAGGACGACGATTTTTCCGGCGAAGTCAGCGAGGGAAACGGTGTTTCCTTGGTCGTCTGTGGTGGTAAAGGCGGGTGCTTTGGTACCGACTGTTAAAGCCATAATGAGAATGTTCCTTGCTCTAGATCAACAACGTCCTCACAAATTTTACAATAATTCACATACTACTGAAGTTCAGGGGGCATATCTCCCACTTCAGATAGAGCCACTTTTAACGGATGAATCTATGACGATTAGCGCGCCTAAAACGAACGGGAAGGCTGGGAAAATCCAATATTCTCAACAGACTATCCAACGGGCAGAACGAGCGTTGTTTTGCGCGCCGTTTTTGTTGGTGTTATGGGTCACGATGCGGGGGCAGAGTGTGGCGTTAGGGGCGATCGCGGGACAAACGGGGGTAGAACAAGGTTATACTCGCTCCCCCCTGTTGGAAATTACGGCGGAAAGTCAGTTAGGCTGGCTGATTAAGGTGGGAGTGTTACGGCGAGAAGTGGACGGACAAGGGATTACCGATAGTTTCCGCCTCACCCCCCTCGGTCGTCAAATTGTAGACCATTGGCAAAGCCAAGGGGCATTTCCTAAACCTACTCTAGGGCAACGGCTTTTAAATGCGATCGCCCGTTGGTTCACCTTATCCCTCTAATCTGCTCTATAAAACTTAAACAAAACCGGACATAGCCGGATATTGATGTTTATTTCTTGCTTCGTCCGGGACTGTCGGCAGCACCCCGTCCACAAGTGTAATCGTCGGAACCCGGCGATTTTTCTAAATTTATACTGGCGTTCAAATCTCTATCAATCTTCAGCCCACAGTTCTGACATTCAAAAGTCCGACGGACTAGGGGCATTTTTTGACGATGGCCACAGTTAGAACAAAGTTGACTAGATGGATAAAATCTATCGGCAATAATCAACTTTGAACCATAACGTTCTGCCTTGTAACCTAGTTGACGACGGAACTCATAAAATGAAGCATCAGCGATAGAACCCGCCAAACAATGATTTTTCAGCATACCTGACACATTTAAATCTTCAATGACGACTTGGCTGTGGTTTTTAGCCAAAAAAGTAGTGATTTTATGAATGGTGTCACGGCGAATGTTTGCTACTCTTTGATGATGTTAAGCAAATCTTGGATTAAATTCTTGCTCCCCCATACTGGGCATTGTGAGCCAGAATCTCCCCGACTGTATTGGGGTATAGTCGGGGTTGCCAAGGGGAAGAGGTTGACATCCTGCCCCCCGTGGAACGGCGGAGATTCCCAAACCTCGGGATTTAGAGGAATTCCCTGATCCAAAAGGAGATCACAGGCATAATGGAATAAGCACCAATCGACTCCTGCTCATTCCTTGACCTCTACCCCTAACTGTTGCCCATGAGAGCCATTATGGTGGTTGGAACCACCTCCAATGCTGGAAAATCCATGATTACCGCCGCCCTCTGTCGCATTCTCTCCCATCGAGGTTGGCGCATTACCCCCTTTAAAGGTCAAAATATGGCACTCAATGCCTATGTCACGGCGACAGGGGGCGAAATTGGCTATGCTCAAGCGGTGCAAGCTTGGGCGGCTGGGGTGAATCCCTTGGTGGAAATGAATCCGATTCTGCTCAAACCCCAAGGGAATATGACCTCTCAAGTGATTCTGAAGGGAAAACCCATCGGGTACACCACCGCCCAAGAATATTATGAGCAGTATTTTGAGTTAGGCTGGGAAGCCATTACAGAGTGTTTACAGCGCCTTTCGGCGGAATTTGATCTGATTATCTGTGAAGGGGCGGGCAGTCCGGCGGAAATTAATCTAAAACATCGGGATTTAACCAATATGCGGGTGGCGAAGTACCTCAACGCCCCCACCATTTTAGTGGTAGATATTGATCGGGGGGGAGCTTTTGCCCATGTGGTGGGAACTCTAGCCCTGTTGGAACCCGAGGAGCGGATCTTAATTCGGGGGATTGTGATTAATAAGTTTCGCGGCCAGCGTTCTCTGTTAGATTCGGGGATTAAATGGCTGGAAGACTATACAAAAATTCCGGTTTTGGGGGTGATTCCTTGGAGTGAGAACCTCTTCCCGGCGGAAGACTCTCTGGGTTTGTTGGAAAGGCGATCGCGCAAACCCAATTCCGAACTTACTATAGGTGTCCTCCGTTTACCCCGCATCTCCAACTTTACCGACTTTGACCCCCTCGACGCAGAACCCAGCGTTACCCTCAAATATATCCACCTCAACGACTCTCTCGCCTATCCCGATGCCCTGATTATTCCCGGTTCCAAAACCACCATTTCTGACCTCAAAGCCCTCCATGATAGCGGCATGGCGCAGAAAATCCAAGACTACGCCGCCGCCGGGGGGAATGTGTTAGGAATTTGTGGTGGTTTTCAGATGTTAGGGCAACTAATCACAGATCCCGAAGGTCTAGAAGGGGAAGATCGCTATTACCCCGGCCTCAATCTCCTCCCGGTGCGCACCACCATCACCCGCAACAAAGTGGTGCGTCAACGCAGTTGTTTGTCCCACTTTCCCCATAAAGGTCTACCCATTGATGGCTACGAAATCCATCAAGGCCGCACCCATCGTATAGAAGGGAATAAAGATACTCAAATTCCCTCCTGTCATCCTCTCTTTGATGATCCCGGATTGGGGGTAGTGGATCAGACTCAAACGGTGTGGGGCTGCTATTTACATGGTTTATTTGATAACGGGCCTTGGCGGAGGGCGTGGCTTAACCATTTGCGCCAACGTCGGGGTTTATCTTCCCTACCGACAGGGGTTCCTAACTACCGAGAACACCGGGAAATCATCTTAGATGGGATTGCCGATTTAGTCTCCCACAATCTCAATTTAGCCCCGATTCTCCCGATGTACTTATAGATGGCCGTTTCTATTGTTTACCACCCGGATTATGTTACCCCCCTGCCGGATCAACATCGGTTTCCCATGCCGAAATTTAAACTACTTTACGATTATTTATTGCAAACCGGGATTACCACAGGCGATCGCGTTTTCACCCCCAAAATAGCCCCTCGCGCTTGGATTGAACAAGTTCACACCCCCGACTATGTAGCCGCCTATTGTGAGGGAACTTTAGACCCCAAAGCCCAGCGCCGCATCGGTTTACCCTGGAGTCCAGCATTAGTCAAGCGCACCTGTACAGCCGTGGGGGGGACAATTTTAGCCGCCGAGTTAGCCTTAGAGAAGGGGATTGTTTGTAATACGGCCGGGGGAACTCACCACGCTTTCCCCAGTTACGGCTCCGGATTTTGTATTTTCAATGATTTAGCGATCGCCTCTCAACTCCTCCTCAATCAAGGGAAAGTCCAGAAAATCCTCATCCTTGATCTTGACGTTCACCAAGGCGATGGCACAGCCTTTATCTTTCGTAATGATCCGCGAGTGTTCACCTTTTCCATGCACTGCGAGGCCAACTTCCCCCACAGAAAACAACAAAGCGATCTTGATGTTCCCCTCCCCATTGGTTTGGATGATGATGGCTACCTGCAAATTTTGGCGCAACAGTTACCCGATCTACTGAGTGCAGTCAAACCGGATCTAGTGTTATACGATGCCGGAGTAGACACCCACGTTGAAGATCGTCTCGGGAAATTAGCCCTCAGTGATTGGGGTATTTATCGACGAGAGAAAATAGTATTAAGTACCTGTTATAGTGCCGGATACCCCGTCGCCGCCGTCATTGGGGGAGGCTACGCTAAAGATATCATGACCCTTGTCCGTCGCCATAGTCTCCTGCATCAAGCCGCCAGTGAAACCCTGATGAGTCAACCGTAACGTAACGGGTTTTCGTTTAAAATGTTTGGGTGAACTCAATCGATTATCTTGCATCATGACTTCCTCTGAATATCCCACTTTAGCCAGTTTAGAATTTATTCCCTATTTAACCGAAGCGGGAAAAGTGGCTGAATCTTGGCATAAAAAAATCGGGGTTTATGCCATTTTTGATCAAAAAAAGGTCTTACAATTGGTGAACTATTCTCGGGATATTGAGGTGAGTTTAAAACAGCATTTAGTCCGAAAACCGTTTAATTGTTATTGGCTAAAAGCCCAAACCATCGACCGCCCCAGTCGAACGATTTTAGACGAAATTAAGCAAGCTTGGCTAGCAGAAAATGGCGCAATTCCCCCCGGAAATAGTGAGGAAGAGGGAGATTGGAATGATCCCATTGATGCTAAATTAACCTGGAGTGAAGAAGAGCAAGAAGCTTATGAAAGTCAAGATGATTTAGGTAAAATTAAGTTATTAAAAAAAGTAGCCCGTCGATTAGAAGCTGAGATTTTAAAACAGTTAGAAGACCGCGGAGTGACTTTAGAAATACGCTTTAACCCCAAGCTGAAAGAACAAGGATTATTAGATTTAAAATGATGCAAGAAAATCGTGAAGATATTTCTTCATGCTGATAGCTTGAACAAAAAGAGCGACGCACACCCCCACCTGCTTGGGGCGAGGTGGCGGTGTCTTATGCTAATCCCGGACTCTTCTGATACCAATTTAACTTGAGTTGTGTGCAGTAGGGGAAGGTTTGGGGAACAGGGAACAGGGAACAGGGGGAATCGGAAAAAGGCAAGCCTTTTTGATGATTTATCCCTAAAACCTTGTAGTTTCTCGTTCCTAAACCGCTAAGAATCCTAATAACAGTGATTAGATGGATATT contains the following coding sequences:
- a CDS encoding sigma-70 family RNA polymerase sigma factor; translated protein: MQEVLANDSRQMSDRELVLRCQQGDSASFQQLYQRYQQRVRSTLYSLCGAAMLEDLTQDVFLKAWKGLSQLRQASTFGTWLYRITWNVAQDQRRRFAVMRQEQTEEALSDRTAPPQVTPDLLRLHYQDLVQRGLKQLDLEHRVVLVLHDLEDIPQKEVAKILDIPLGTVKSRLFHARKALRQLLQSEGVSL
- a CDS encoding Spy/CpxP family protein refolding chaperone; this encodes MNNIQRVSSLTVALLTLTGGIALAQPLFNESGHGLQAQQMQPGRHWGERKGEGGHERLMETLNLDENQRQQMQAIHERTRAQMSQNWEALQAAHQRMRELMASSSASEQELRAQHNELQRLQQEMGNLRFQSMLEMRNILTPEQRSQMNQMHQQRRMNRDSSSSMGRPGVGLRNINSEEAAQMRQRMQNLRNSPDR
- a CDS encoding Hsp70 family protein yields the protein MAIAIDFGTSNTVISRWNSATQQGETLKLPGFSQQLANNPPLIPSLLYWQDVREGKVLLGQQVRDRGLDLKNDPRYFRDFKRGIGSSIQGFLPELDDKIITFEQVGEQFLKTLIAELQKEQPIDSLVLTVPVDSFELYRHWLTGVCSQWNIEQIRILDEPTAAALGYGTTDEDVLLVVDFGGGTVDFSLVQLNLSGEGLDKKPMGFILKWGEKLLGESSGQKVKTARVLAKAGLNLGGSDIDHWLVDYFAQTQGIEKSSLITRLAERLKVKLSSQQKATEVYFNDETLESYELSLDQGTFREILTRQLFFNQLDDLMTQVLQRGRLQGIETRDIDGVLLVGGTTQIPAVQEWIQGYFERDKIKSEQPFEAIASGALQLAQGFQLKDFLYHSYGVRYWNRRNKCHSWHPIIKAGQGYPTNQPIELLLGASVENQPSIELIIGELGAQNSSTEVYFDGDRLITRTVSSGETAVQPLNDREGGRTIAQLSPLGNPGSDRIKVQFRVDEQCSLRITVEDLLTQETLLEDRPVVQLS
- the rpsU gene encoding 30S ribosomal protein S21, coding for MTQVTVGENEGIESALRRFRREVSKAGIFADMKRLRHFETPQEKRKRKAIARRRKKRFS
- a CDS encoding RNA recognition motif domain-containing protein, with protein sequence MSIYVGNLAYSVTQEELSEVFAEYGTVRRVYLPTDRESGRLRGFGFVEMATPEEEDAAIEELDGAEWLGRSLKVNKARPRDGGSGGGGRRG
- a CDS encoding peroxiredoxin produces the protein MALTVGTKAPAFTTTDDQGNTVSLADFAGKIVVLYFYPKDDTPGCTKQAQSFRDNYEEYQGKDMVVLGVSMDDEASHKAFKEKYGLPFTLLTDVDGTITKAYDVEGGGYAKRVTYIIDGQGNITHVDAAVQTSSHAQDILKVVG
- a CDS encoding Npun_F0494 family protein; the protein is MTISAPKTNGKAGKIQYSQQTIQRAERALFCAPFLLVLWVTMRGQSVALGAIAGQTGVEQGYTRSPLLEITAESQLGWLIKVGVLRREVDGQGITDSFRLTPLGRQIVDHWQSQGAFPKPTLGQRLLNAIARWFTLSL
- the cobQ gene encoding cobyric acid synthase CobQ, producing MRAIMVVGTTSNAGKSMITAALCRILSHRGWRITPFKGQNMALNAYVTATGGEIGYAQAVQAWAAGVNPLVEMNPILLKPQGNMTSQVILKGKPIGYTTAQEYYEQYFELGWEAITECLQRLSAEFDLIICEGAGSPAEINLKHRDLTNMRVAKYLNAPTILVVDIDRGGAFAHVVGTLALLEPEERILIRGIVINKFRGQRSLLDSGIKWLEDYTKIPVLGVIPWSENLFPAEDSLGLLERRSRKPNSELTIGVLRLPRISNFTDFDPLDAEPSVTLKYIHLNDSLAYPDALIIPGSKTTISDLKALHDSGMAQKIQDYAAAGGNVLGICGGFQMLGQLITDPEGLEGEDRYYPGLNLLPVRTTITRNKVVRQRSCLSHFPHKGLPIDGYEIHQGRTHRIEGNKDTQIPSCHPLFDDPGLGVVDQTQTVWGCYLHGLFDNGPWRRAWLNHLRQRRGLSSLPTGVPNYREHREIILDGIADLVSHNLNLAPILPMYL
- a CDS encoding histone deacetylase — translated: MAVSIVYHPDYVTPLPDQHRFPMPKFKLLYDYLLQTGITTGDRVFTPKIAPRAWIEQVHTPDYVAAYCEGTLDPKAQRRIGLPWSPALVKRTCTAVGGTILAAELALEKGIVCNTAGGTHHAFPSYGSGFCIFNDLAIASQLLLNQGKVQKILILDLDVHQGDGTAFIFRNDPRVFTFSMHCEANFPHRKQQSDLDVPLPIGLDDDGYLQILAQQLPDLLSAVKPDLVLYDAGVDTHVEDRLGKLALSDWGIYRREKIVLSTCYSAGYPVAAVIGGGYAKDIMTLVRRHSLLHQAASETLMSQP
- a CDS encoding GIY-YIG nuclease family protein translates to MMTSSEYPTLASLEFIPYLTEAGKVAESWHKKIGVYAIFDQKKVLQLVNYSRDIEVSLKQHLVRKPFNCYWLKAQTIDRPSRTILDEIKQAWLAENGAIPPGNSEEEGDWNDPIDAKLTWSEEEQEAYESQDDLGKIKLLKKVARRLEAEILKQLEDRGVTLEIRFNPKLKEQGLLDLK